A region from the Sulfurivermis fontis genome encodes:
- a CDS encoding N-acetylmuramoyl-L-alanine amidase, translating to MTTKAITALLLLVLTSAVWADAVTIRGVRMWPAPDNTRLVFDVTGDVEHSLFMLKNPDRLVIDLKNTRLDKPFVGLDLGPSLIRDIRSAPRNGSDLRVVLDLKGEVRPKSFVLRPNNEYGHRLVIDLYDTKVAAVGPAPAVPAVPAVTNAPREIVIAIDAGHGGEDPGAIGPRGTREKDVTLAVAKRLRDLVEREPGMRAVMIRDSDYFVKLQRRVEMAREHRADLFISIHADAFADRRARGASVYTLSQRGASSEHARLLADKENASDIIGGVSLDDKDDLLTSVLFDLSLTGTMEASTDVASRVLSGLGQVGHLHRSRVEQAGFRVLKSPNVPSILVETAFISNPDEERKLRDPNHQYALASSIMDGVRAYFRQNPPPGTLLAVRQDSRGQQHVIGRGDTLSGIARQYQVSLEQLRSSNDIKGDQLRVGDVLRIPAASGG from the coding sequence ATGACAACAAAAGCCATAACGGCGCTGCTGCTGCTGGTGCTGACCTCTGCCGTCTGGGCCGATGCGGTGACTATCCGCGGTGTGCGTATGTGGCCTGCACCGGACAACACCCGCCTGGTGTTCGATGTCACCGGCGATGTCGAGCACAGCCTGTTCATGCTGAAAAATCCCGATCGTCTGGTCATCGACCTGAAAAATACCCGACTCGACAAACCCTTCGTCGGCCTCGATCTCGGCCCCAGTCTGATCCGCGACATCCGTTCCGCGCCGCGCAACGGCAGCGATCTGCGTGTGGTACTGGACCTGAAGGGTGAGGTGCGGCCGAAGAGTTTCGTGCTGCGCCCCAATAACGAATATGGTCACCGTCTGGTGATCGACCTGTATGACACCAAGGTGGCCGCGGTAGGTCCGGCGCCGGCGGTGCCTGCAGTACCTGCGGTAACCAACGCCCCGCGCGAGATCGTGATCGCCATCGACGCCGGCCATGGCGGTGAGGATCCGGGCGCCATCGGCCCGCGCGGTACGCGGGAAAAGGATGTGACCCTGGCCGTGGCCAAGCGGTTGCGCGATCTGGTGGAGCGCGAGCCGGGTATGCGTGCGGTGATGATTCGCGACAGCGACTATTTCGTGAAGCTGCAGCGGCGCGTGGAAATGGCGCGCGAGCACCGTGCCGATCTGTTTATCTCCATCCATGCCGATGCCTTTGCCGATCGCCGTGCGCGCGGCGCGTCGGTCTACACCTTGTCGCAACGTGGTGCCTCCAGCGAACATGCACGCCTGCTGGCCGACAAGGAAAACGCCTCCGATATCATCGGCGGCGTCAGCCTGGACGATAAGGATGATCTGCTGACTTCAGTGTTGTTCGATCTTTCGCTGACCGGCACGATGGAGGCGAGCACCGACGTGGCCAGCCGCGTGCTGTCCGGTCTGGGACAAGTGGGACACCTGCATCGCAGCCGCGTGGAGCAGGCCGGTTTCCGCGTGCTGAAGTCACCCAACGTGCCCTCGATCCTGGTGGAGACGGCGTTCATCTCCAATCCGGATGAGGAGCGCAAGCTGCGCGATCCCAATCATCAATACGCCCTGGCAAGCAGCATCATGGACGGCGTGCGGGCCTATTTCCGGCAGAATCCGCCGCCCGGTACCCTGCTGGCGGTGCGCCAGGACTCGCGCGGCCAGCAGCATGTGATTGGCCGCGGCGATACGCTGTCCGGCATTGCCCGGCAGTATCAGGTGAGTCTCGAACAGCTGCGTTCCAGCAACGACATCAAGGGGGATCAACTGCGCGTCGGTGACGTGCTGCGCATCCCGGCCGCCAGCGGCGGTTGA
- the tsaE gene encoding tRNA (adenosine(37)-N6)-threonylcarbamoyltransferase complex ATPase subunit type 1 TsaE → MTASLLQLQLADAVATEALGTALARCAADGGLLLFLHGNLGAGKTTLVRGYLHGLGHGGAVKSPTYTLVEPYELAGRSVYHFDLYRLGDAEELEFLGIRDYLAGTAQCLVEWPERGAGVLPVADLELTLEYRAAGRLTRIQAGTERGEVILACLRRALAAG, encoded by the coding sequence ATGACTGCTTCCCTGTTGCAACTCCAACTGGCTGATGCCGTGGCCACCGAGGCGCTCGGCACGGCCCTGGCCCGCTGTGCGGCGGATGGCGGCCTGCTGCTGTTCCTGCACGGCAATCTCGGTGCCGGCAAGACCACCCTGGTGCGCGGCTATCTGCATGGCCTCGGTCACGGCGGCGCGGTGAAAAGTCCCACCTACACCCTGGTCGAGCCCTACGAACTGGCCGGCCGCAGCGTCTATCACTTCGACCTCTATCGACTGGGCGATGCGGAGGAACTGGAGTTTCTAGGTATCCGCGACTATCTGGCCGGTACCGCGCAATGCCTGGTGGAATGGCCGGAGCGCGGGGCCGGCGTATTGCCGGTGGCCGATCTCGAACTGACCCTCGAATACCGGGCCGCGGGGCGGCTGACACGTATTCAGGCCGGTACGGAACGGGGCGAGGTGATACTCGCCTGCCTCCGTCGTGCCTTGGCAGCAGGTTGA
- a CDS encoding NAD(P)H-hydrate dehydratase, translating into MPTLPHDLYRAAQVRELDRLAMELGGLGGGVLMERAGRAAFELLCRHWPEAHRIAVVCGVGNNGGDGFVVARLAREAGLEVALYQVGEASRLQGDALAAAQAVGMTARPLAPGDLRHCDVVVDALLGTGLSGAVHDAWRTAIEIINGSGRPVLALDIPSGLDADTGAVLGCAVRATLTLTFIGLKQGLLTAAGPACCGELHFASLAVPPAVYGRVPVAARRLDSAQFAAWLAPRRRDAHKGDCGHVLVVGGDLGYAGAARLAAEAAARCGAGLVSVATHAAHAAALTAARPELMCHGVESAAELEPLLRRATVVVIGPGLGQGAWGRHMLGKVLQARQPLVVDADALNLLAQEPTHRKDWVLTPHPGEAGRLLGETAAQVQANRFTAVAGLQASFGGVVVLKGPGSLVLADDGLPGICAGGNPGMASGGMGDVLSGIIAALIAQGLPLREAAGAGVCLHAAAADAAAVAGGERGLLASDLFPHLRRLVNPQ; encoded by the coding sequence ATGCCAACCTTACCCCATGATCTTTATCGCGCCGCCCAGGTGCGCGAACTGGACCGTCTGGCCATGGAGCTGGGCGGGCTGGGCGGCGGTGTGCTGATGGAGCGTGCCGGCCGTGCCGCCTTCGAGCTGCTGTGCCGGCACTGGCCCGAGGCACACCGTATCGCCGTAGTGTGCGGCGTTGGCAACAACGGTGGTGACGGTTTTGTGGTGGCGCGGCTGGCGCGCGAGGCGGGACTGGAGGTGGCGCTGTATCAGGTGGGTGAGGCGAGCCGTCTGCAGGGTGATGCCCTGGCCGCCGCGCAGGCGGTTGGCATGACGGCACGGCCCCTGGCTCCGGGCGATTTGCGCCACTGCGACGTGGTGGTGGATGCGTTGCTGGGCACGGGCCTGAGCGGCGCGGTGCACGATGCCTGGCGCACGGCTATCGAAATCATCAACGGCAGCGGCCGGCCGGTACTGGCGCTGGACATCCCCTCCGGCCTCGATGCCGACACCGGCGCGGTACTGGGCTGCGCCGTGCGTGCCACGCTCACCCTTACCTTCATCGGCCTCAAGCAGGGCCTGCTCACCGCGGCTGGCCCGGCCTGCTGCGGCGAACTGCACTTCGCCTCCCTCGCCGTACCGCCGGCCGTCTATGGCAGGGTCCCGGTCGCGGCGCGGCGGCTCGATAGCGCGCAGTTCGCTGCCTGGCTCGCGCCGCGTCGGCGTGATGCCCACAAGGGTGACTGCGGCCATGTGCTGGTGGTGGGTGGTGATCTCGGCTATGCCGGTGCCGCACGCCTGGCGGCGGAGGCGGCGGCGCGCTGCGGCGCCGGCCTGGTCAGCGTGGCGACGCACGCGGCTCATGCGGCAGCGCTCACCGCAGCGCGTCCGGAATTGATGTGCCACGGAGTGGAAAGTGCAGCGGAACTGGAGCCGCTGCTGCGCCGTGCCACAGTGGTGGTGATCGGTCCGGGATTGGGACAGGGGGCGTGGGGACGGCACATGCTGGGGAAGGTGTTGCAGGCGCGCCAGCCGCTGGTGGTCGATGCCGATGCCCTCAATCTGTTGGCACAGGAGCCCACGCACCGTAAGGACTGGGTGCTCACCCCCCATCCCGGCGAGGCGGGCCGCCTGCTTGGTGAAACCGCGGCGCAGGTGCAGGCCAACCGTTTTACGGCGGTGGCCGGCCTGCAGGCCAGTTTCGGCGGCGTGGTGGTGCTCAAGGGGCCGGGCAGTCTGGTGCTGGCCGACGACGGCCTGCCCGGCATCTGTGCCGGCGGCAATCCGGGCATGGCCAGCGGCGGCATGGGTGATGTGCTCAGCGGGATCATTGCCGCGCTCATCGCCCAGGGGCTGCCGCTGCGCGAGGCGGCGGGCGCCGGGGTATGCCTGCATGCGGCGGCGGCCGATGCCGCTGCGGTTGCCGGAGGGGAACGCGGCCTGCTCGCCTCCGATCTGTTCCCCCATCTGCGTCGTCTGGTCAATCCGCAATGA
- the queG gene encoding tRNA epoxyqueuosine(34) reductase QueG, producing the protein MADLHNSDAHDYTALVQQIRQWGAALGFQQVGISHTDLSAAETELNQWLAAGHHGEMGYMAQHGSKRSRPAELVPGTLSIISARMDYLPPAAEPWGVLQNGTRGYIARYALGRDYHKLIRTRLQQLAAQIEGAIGPYGYRVFSDSAPVLEKPIAAQAGLGWVGKHSNLLTRQGSWFFLGEIYTDLPLPADRAASAHCGRCTACIDLCPTRAIIAPYTVDARLCISYLTIELHGAIPEPLRPLLGNRIYGCDDCQLVCPWNGHARHTAEPDFLPRRGLDAPQLVDLFAWSEQDFLHRTEGSPLRRLGHERWLRNIAVALGNAPADATIRSALQQRSEHPSALVREHVAWALRRQQQRTENRT; encoded by the coding sequence ATGGCCGATCTCCACAACAGCGACGCGCACGACTACACCGCCCTGGTGCAGCAGATCCGGCAATGGGGTGCGGCACTCGGTTTCCAGCAGGTGGGCATCAGCCACACCGATCTGTCGGCGGCCGAAACGGAACTCAACCAGTGGCTTGCTGCCGGCCATCACGGTGAAATGGGCTACATGGCACAGCATGGCAGCAAGCGCAGCCGGCCAGCGGAACTGGTACCCGGCACCCTCAGCATCATCAGTGCGCGCATGGACTATCTGCCGCCCGCCGCTGAACCCTGGGGGGTTTTGCAGAACGGCACACGCGGCTACATCGCGCGCTACGCCCTCGGCCGCGACTACCACAAACTGATCCGCACACGGCTGCAGCAACTGGCCGCGCAGATCGAGGGCGCCATCGGTCCCTACGGCTACCGCGTGTTCAGCGACAGCGCCCCGGTGCTGGAAAAACCCATCGCCGCCCAGGCCGGCCTCGGTTGGGTGGGCAAGCACAGCAACCTGCTCACCCGCCAGGGTTCCTGGTTCTTTCTCGGCGAGATATACACCGATCTGCCGCTGCCGGCAGACCGTGCGGCAAGTGCCCACTGCGGACGCTGCACGGCATGCATCGACCTCTGCCCCACCCGCGCCATCATCGCCCCGTATACGGTGGACGCACGGCTGTGTATTTCCTACCTCACCATCGAACTGCACGGCGCCATTCCCGAACCGCTGCGTCCGCTGCTGGGCAACCGGATCTACGGCTGCGACGACTGCCAGCTGGTCTGCCCCTGGAACGGTCACGCCCGCCACACCGCCGAACCCGACTTCCTGCCGCGCCGCGGTTTGGACGCACCACAGCTCGTCGACCTGTTCGCCTGGAGTGAGCAAGACTTCCTGCACCGCACCGAAGGCAGTCCGCTGCGCCGCCTCGGCCACGAGCGCTGGCTGCGCAACATCGCCGTGGCCCTCGGCAATGCCCCCGCTGATGCGACCATCCGCAGCGCCCTGCAGCAGCGCAGCGAACATCCCTCCGCCCTGGTGCGGGAACACGTGGCCTGGGCGCTGAGGCGGCAACAGCAACGGACCGAGAACCGCACCTGA
- a CDS encoding PfkB family carbohydrate kinase → MARILAVGIATLDIINLVEDYPPEDAEVRALEQETRRGGNATNTLVVLSQFGHQCSWAGTLADEPDARLIRADLARHAIDTSAVEWLPRGKVPTSYITLSQRSGSRTIVHYRDLPEYSFEHFRAIDLTRFDWIHFEGRNVEVTQRMLERVTKLHPELPCSLEVEKPRPGIEQLFPYPDLLLFSRVYARACGFQRAEGLFDRVRAQAPTAQLVCAWGEGGAYARDRDGRGYHTPAFPPPRLVDTLAAGDVFNAGIIHGLARKRPLELTLIEAARLAGRKCGQQGIEGLAD, encoded by the coding sequence ATGGCCCGCATCCTTGCCGTCGGCATCGCCACACTCGACATCATCAATCTGGTAGAAGACTATCCGCCGGAGGATGCCGAGGTGCGCGCCCTGGAACAGGAGACGCGCCGCGGCGGGAACGCCACCAATACCCTGGTGGTACTGAGCCAGTTCGGCCACCAGTGCAGTTGGGCCGGCACCCTGGCCGACGAACCGGATGCCCGGCTGATCCGTGCCGACCTGGCACGCCACGCCATCGACACCAGCGCCGTGGAATGGCTACCGCGCGGCAAGGTACCGACCTCCTACATCACCCTGAGCCAGCGCAGCGGGTCGCGCACCATCGTGCATTACCGCGACCTGCCCGAATACAGCTTCGAACATTTCCGCGCCATCGATCTGACGCGCTTCGACTGGATACATTTCGAGGGACGCAATGTGGAGGTGACGCAACGCATGCTGGAACGGGTAACAAAACTGCATCCCGAGCTGCCCTGTTCCCTGGAGGTGGAGAAACCGCGTCCCGGCATCGAACAGCTGTTTCCCTACCCCGACCTGCTGCTCTTTTCCCGCGTCTATGCCCGCGCCTGTGGTTTCCAGCGTGCCGAGGGCCTGTTCGACCGCGTACGCGCGCAGGCACCGACGGCACAACTGGTATGTGCGTGGGGCGAAGGCGGCGCCTATGCCCGCGACCGCGATGGCCGTGGCTACCACACCCCGGCCTTCCCGCCGCCGCGTCTGGTGGACACCCTGGCTGCCGGCGACGTGTTCAACGCCGGCATCATCCACGGACTGGCACGCAAGCGTCCGCTGGAACTGACCCTGATCGAAGCGGCGCGCCTGGCCGGCCGCAAATGCGGCCAGCAGGGTATCGAGGGATTGGCGGATTAG
- a CDS encoding sensor domain-containing diguanylate cyclase — MDTAPFIETFRELNDSFLKLIDSLSALRGLSALRVYGQSDSQLLGSALDVLMQNQDMERCSVYLLRDGKLVNAAGLDWADMIGLTQERSSGHAPLFASFEVGEGLVGMAAQTGLLQHSRNCENDPRFARNCRGISPAAMTIGSLISLPIKASGEVLGVLNVSHPHAEFFTEAQERSLVIFANFLGQMLVNNRLLNSMENMVRERTRQLEQALADAEALKRRYAELSVIDELTGLHNRRFFFPESRSALARSLRYKKGFCLLLLDIDHFKGINDVHGHNLGDEVLRRCAELLRQQVREVDVLARFGGEEFIIAVPDTELEGAKQLAERIRAAVKDTEFNIDGRRIKVTVSIGIACLLAQDKADAQIILERLISEADQALYFGKHNGRDKACAYPEIACFL; from the coding sequence ATGGATACGGCGCCGTTCATTGAAACATTCCGCGAACTCAACGACAGTTTTCTCAAGCTGATCGATTCCCTTTCCGCCCTGCGCGGCCTGTCGGCATTGCGGGTCTATGGCCAGAGCGACAGCCAGTTGCTCGGTAGTGCCCTCGACGTGCTGATGCAGAACCAGGATATGGAGCGCTGCTCGGTGTACCTGCTGCGCGACGGCAAGCTGGTGAATGCCGCCGGCCTCGACTGGGCGGATATGATCGGCCTGACGCAGGAACGCAGCTCCGGCCATGCGCCGTTGTTCGCCAGTTTCGAGGTGGGCGAGGGGCTGGTAGGTATGGCGGCGCAGACCGGCCTTCTGCAGCACAGCCGCAATTGTGAAAATGACCCGCGTTTCGCGCGCAACTGCCGCGGCATCAGCCCCGCCGCCATGACCATCGGTTCGCTGATCAGCCTGCCCATCAAGGCCAGTGGCGAGGTGCTCGGTGTGCTCAATGTGTCACACCCCCATGCTGAATTCTTCACCGAGGCGCAGGAGCGTTCGTTGGTGATTTTTGCCAATTTCCTTGGCCAGATGTTGGTCAACAACCGCCTGCTCAACAGCATGGAGAACATGGTGCGTGAACGAACGCGCCAGTTGGAGCAGGCGCTGGCCGATGCCGAGGCGCTCAAGCGCCGCTATGCCGAGCTGTCGGTGATCGACGAGTTGACCGGTTTGCACAACCGCCGCTTCTTTTTCCCTGAATCCCGCTCGGCGCTGGCACGCAGCCTGCGTTACAAAAAAGGCTTTTGCCTGCTGCTGCTCGATATCGATCACTTCAAAGGCATCAACGATGTGCACGGTCACAACCTGGGCGATGAAGTACTGCGCCGCTGCGCCGAACTGCTCCGGCAGCAGGTGCGCGAGGTGGATGTGCTGGCGCGCTTCGGCGGCGAGGAATTCATCATCGCCGTACCCGATACGGAATTGGAGGGGGCCAAGCAGCTGGCGGAACGCATACGTGCAGCGGTGAAGGATACGGAATTCAACATCGATGGCCGTCGCATCAAGGTGACGGTCAGCATCGGTATCGCCTGCCTGCTGGCGCAGGACAAGGCCGATGCCCAGATTATTCTCGAGCGCCTCATCAGCGAGGCCGATCAGGCTCTCTATTTCGGCAAGCACAACGGCCGCGACAAGGCCTGTGCCTATCCGGAAATTGCCTGTTTCCTCTAG
- a CDS encoding HDOD domain-containing protein, with protein MHISHTVTETRLEIQKLNRLPPMSLVAQELLAVFAEGDMDVQRIAAIIEKDPPLLARLIGLANSAYFGYPERVATAEDAIFKVLGINIARSLAFSMVLAGPFRTSHCPSFHVDEYWASAMVTATLAQRLARLVEEEPRPHGGNAYLAGLLHNLGLLALVHLYPDEMAWVFDRLAQEPGLSLAAAETAALGADHLQVGGWLARKWHLPAFAVAAIEHHRDVAYNGEYQPLVRLIGFCAQWAARLQRENEAVDLGTLTALGIPPVEAESELGEMLAKRDEIALLARLLADG; from the coding sequence GTGCACATCAGCCATACGGTAACCGAGACCCGGCTCGAAATTCAGAAGCTGAACCGGCTTCCGCCGATGTCCCTGGTGGCGCAGGAACTGTTGGCGGTGTTCGCCGAAGGCGATATGGATGTGCAGCGTATTGCCGCCATCATCGAAAAAGACCCGCCATTGCTGGCACGCCTTATCGGCCTGGCCAATTCCGCCTATTTCGGCTATCCCGAGCGGGTCGCCACTGCCGAGGACGCCATCTTCAAGGTGTTGGGCATCAATATCGCCCGCAGCCTGGCCTTCAGCATGGTGCTGGCCGGCCCCTTCCGCACCAGCCATTGCCCCTCTTTCCATGTCGACGAGTACTGGGCCAGCGCCATGGTCACGGCGACCCTGGCCCAGCGTCTGGCCCGTCTGGTCGAGGAGGAGCCGCGCCCCCACGGCGGCAACGCCTATCTGGCCGGTCTGCTGCACAACCTGGGGCTGTTGGCGCTGGTACACCTTTATCCGGACGAGATGGCGTGGGTATTTGACCGTCTGGCGCAGGAGCCGGGGCTCAGTCTGGCCGCGGCAGAAACCGCTGCGCTGGGCGCGGACCATTTGCAGGTAGGCGGTTGGCTGGCGCGCAAGTGGCACCTGCCGGCCTTTGCCGTGGCGGCCATCGAGCACCACCGGGATGTGGCCTATAACGGCGAATACCAACCCTTGGTGCGTCTGATCGGTTTTTGCGCCCAATGGGCCGCGCGCCTGCAGCGGGAGAATGAAGCTGTTGATTTAGGCACGCTGACAGCGCTGGGTATCCCGCCGGTAGAGGCGGAGAGCGAGCTGGGCGAAATGCTGGCCAAGCGTGACGAAATCGCGCTGTTGGCCCGGCTGCTGGCTGACGGTTGA
- a CDS encoding NUDIX domain-containing protein, translating to MTIQTQTGGPAEPTVEIVEQRTCYQGFFRMEHYRLRHRRYDGGMSPLLSRELFERGHAAAVLPYDPVLDRIVLLEQFRIGALDAPGGPWLLEIVAGIIESGETAAEVVEREMLEEAGCTLLALEPICEYLVSPGGTSERISLYCGRVDAAGVGGIHGLAAEGEDIRVFTVTFAEAMALLSSGRINSASPIIALQWLQLNRSRLQQLWSP from the coding sequence GTGACGATACAGACACAGACAGGTGGTCCGGCTGAGCCGACGGTGGAGATCGTGGAGCAGCGCACCTGTTATCAAGGCTTTTTCCGCATGGAGCATTACCGCCTGCGCCACCGTCGCTACGATGGCGGCATGAGTCCATTGCTCAGCCGCGAATTGTTCGAGCGCGGTCACGCAGCGGCGGTCCTGCCCTATGATCCGGTCCTTGATCGCATCGTATTGCTGGAGCAGTTTCGTATCGGTGCCTTGGACGCTCCCGGTGGACCCTGGCTATTGGAGATCGTGGCGGGAATCATCGAGAGCGGCGAGACGGCAGCGGAGGTGGTTGAGCGCGAGATGTTGGAGGAGGCGGGTTGTACCCTGCTGGCGCTGGAGCCCATCTGCGAGTATCTGGTCAGTCCCGGTGGCACCTCGGAGCGCATCAGCCTGTATTGTGGCCGGGTCGATGCGGCCGGGGTCGGCGGTATCCATGGCCTGGCTGCCGAGGGGGAGGACATCCGGGTCTTCACGGTGACTTTCGCCGAGGCCATGGCCCTGCTGTCCTCCGGGCGTATCAACTCCGCCAGTCCGATCATCGCCCTGCAATGGCTGCAGCTGAACCGGTCACGCCTGCAGCAATTGTGGTCCCCTTGA
- the mobA gene encoding molybdenum cofactor guanylyltransferase MobA, with the protein MPVQTALPAITAVILAGGRARRMAGADKALLPLAGRPLLAHVIAALRPQVDMILLNSNRAAAAYASFGLPVIADTLPDQPGPLAGLLAALQASTSDLVLCVPCDTPCLPAALVQRMYTALSQAAADVCTVSDGERLHAAIMLAHRRVQPALESYLISGGRKVQDWLHSQKLVVADFSDQSAAFSNINTAQDLQALEQRFSAHEC; encoded by the coding sequence ATGCCCGTCCAAACTGCTCTCCCCGCCATCACCGCCGTGATTCTTGCCGGTGGCCGCGCACGCCGCATGGCTGGGGCCGACAAGGCGCTGCTGCCCCTCGCCGGCAGGCCGCTGCTGGCCCATGTAATCGCTGCCCTGCGCCCGCAGGTGGATATGATCCTGCTGAACAGCAATCGTGCCGCTGCGGCGTACGCATCCTTCGGCCTGCCGGTCATCGCCGACACACTGCCAGATCAGCCCGGTCCACTCGCCGGTTTGCTTGCGGCATTACAGGCCAGTACCAGCGACCTGGTGCTGTGCGTTCCCTGTGACACCCCCTGCCTGCCTGCCGCACTGGTGCAACGCATGTATACAGCCCTGTCACAGGCCGCCGCCGATGTCTGCACCGTCAGTGACGGAGAGCGATTACATGCCGCCATCATGCTGGCACACCGCCGCGTCCAACCGGCCCTGGAGAGTTACCTCATCAGCGGCGGACGCAAGGTACAGGACTGGCTGCACAGCCAGAAACTGGTGGTTGCGGATTTTTCCGATCAATCGGCCGCCTTCAGCAACATCAATACCGCCCAGGATCTGCAAGCCCTGGAACAAAGGTTTTCCGCCCATGAGTGCTGA
- the mobB gene encoding molybdopterin-guanine dinucleotide biosynthesis protein B — translation MSAEHTPPLLAFVAASGTGKTTLLEQIIPLLRSRGLRLAVIKHTHHDFDIDRPGKDSYRMRDAGARQVMVASRRRWALLTEHPDGRAEPCLEELVAALDRAALDLILVEGFKHEAVNKIELHRPTLGKPPLFPHDPQIIAVACDAPPDIPTPLPLLDLNDPPAIAAFVLRHIGRQ, via the coding sequence ATGAGTGCTGAACACACCCCGCCGCTGCTCGCCTTCGTCGCTGCCAGCGGCACCGGCAAGACCACCCTGCTGGAGCAGATCATCCCGCTGCTGCGCAGCCGCGGCCTGCGCCTTGCCGTCATCAAGCACACGCATCACGATTTTGATATCGATCGGCCCGGCAAGGACAGCTATCGCATGCGTGATGCCGGCGCCCGGCAGGTGATGGTCGCCTCGCGCCGGCGCTGGGCGCTGCTCACGGAACATCCGGACGGCCGTGCCGAACCCTGCCTGGAGGAACTGGTGGCCGCACTGGATCGCGCCGCCCTCGACCTGATCCTGGTGGAAGGCTTCAAACACGAGGCGGTCAATAAAATAGAGTTGCACCGGCCAACGCTGGGCAAACCGCCGCTGTTCCCCCATGACCCACAGATCATCGCCGTGGCCTGCGATGCACCCCCCGACATCCCCACCCCGCTGCCACTGCTCGACCTCAACGACCCGCCGGCCATCGCCGCATTTGTGCTGCGGCACATCGGCCGGCAATAA
- the moeA gene encoding molybdopterin molybdotransferase MoeA, giving the protein MSQEQNSTPRPALLSVAQALEYIRAGLKPITGFEQRALRDALGRVLASDVSSPIDVPPHANSAMDGYALRAADLPPDGETALQLIGTALAGHPYSGTVASGQCVRIMTGAKLPTGADTVVMQENARREGDTVYIGNGPRQGDHVRLPGEDIANGQIVLQQGRQLTPADLGLLASLGIAEVKVARRLRVAFFSTGDELRSLGETLQEGQIYDSNRYTLYGMLSRLGVEIIDMGVVRDRREDIVTAFRQGAAVADVLITSGGVSVGDADYVKETLESLGKVNFWKIAMKPGKPLAFGLLGETAFFGLPGNPVSSMATFYQLVQPALQQLMGQTVQQPLRLRVPCMTRLKKTPGRADYQRGILEYDAAGQLTVRSTGAQGSHVLSSMSRANCFIILPAECGNVEAGTLVEVQPFAGLI; this is encoded by the coding sequence ATGAGCCAGGAGCAAAACAGCACGCCACGCCCGGCACTGCTCAGCGTCGCCCAGGCACTGGAATACATCCGCGCCGGCCTCAAACCCATCACCGGTTTCGAACAACGCGCCCTGCGCGATGCTCTCGGCCGTGTACTCGCCAGCGACGTGTCATCCCCCATCGACGTACCGCCCCATGCCAACTCGGCGATGGACGGCTACGCCCTGCGTGCCGCCGATTTACCGCCAGACGGCGAAACCGCACTGCAACTCATCGGCACCGCCCTCGCCGGCCACCCGTACAGCGGCACGGTTGCCAGCGGCCAGTGTGTGCGCATCATGACCGGAGCCAAGCTGCCGACCGGTGCCGACACGGTGGTAATGCAGGAGAATGCACGGCGCGAGGGCGATACTGTCTACATCGGTAATGGACCGCGCCAAGGTGACCATGTGCGCCTGCCCGGTGAAGACATCGCCAACGGACAAATCGTGCTGCAGCAGGGCCGCCAGCTGACACCCGCCGACCTCGGCCTGCTCGCCTCCCTCGGCATCGCCGAGGTAAAGGTGGCACGGCGTCTGCGCGTGGCCTTTTTCTCCACCGGCGATGAGCTGCGTTCCCTGGGCGAGACATTGCAGGAAGGCCAGATCTACGACAGCAACCGTTACACCCTGTACGGCATGCTGAGCCGCCTCGGAGTGGAAATCATCGACATGGGCGTGGTACGCGATCGGCGCGAGGATATCGTCACCGCCTTCCGGCAGGGTGCAGCCGTCGCCGATGTGCTCATCACTTCCGGTGGCGTATCCGTCGGTGATGCCGATTATGTGAAGGAAACGCTGGAAAGCCTCGGCAAGGTGAATTTTTGGAAGATTGCCATGAAACCGGGCAAGCCGTTGGCCTTCGGTCTGTTGGGGGAGACCGCCTTTTTTGGTCTGCCGGGCAATCCTGTGTCATCCATGGCCACCTTCTATCAGCTGGTGCAGCCGGCGCTGCAGCAGCTCATGGGCCAGACGGTTCAGCAACCGCTACGACTGCGGGTGCCGTGCATGACGCGGTTGAAAAAAACCCCGGGCCGCGCCGACTATCAGCGCGGCATTTTGGAATACGACGCCGCCGGACAGCTCACCGTGCGCAGTACCGGAGCGCAAGGTTCACATGTGCTCAGTTCGATGAGCCGGGCCAACTGCTTCATCATTCTGCCGGCGGAATGCGGCAATGTGGAGGCGGGAACGCTGGTGGAAGTACAACCCTTCGCCGGCCTGATTTGA